The Pelodiscus sinensis isolate JC-2024 chromosome 10, ASM4963464v1, whole genome shotgun sequence genome has a segment encoding these proteins:
- the PCYT1A gene encoding choline-phosphate cytidylyltransferase A isoform X1: MEPPSSSRLNPRKRRKDGSGPNGATEPDGIPLKMPRHSFGLREPAPFSDEIEEDYSKPYARVTFEEATRGTPSLHSDNCFPNNAYNQLPPTRNTRLLRSSEAPSKARPATAFPRNGSPRITSVFLCSVDRPVRVYADGIFDLFHSGHARALMQAKNLFPNTYLIVGVCSDELTHNLKGFTVMNESERYDAVQHCRYVDEVVRNAPWTLTPEFLAEHRIDFVAHDDIPYSSAGSDDVYKHIKEAGMFAPTQRTEGISTSDIITRIVRDYDVYARRNLQRGYTAKELNVSFINEKKYHLQERVDKVKKRVKDVEEKSKEFVQKVEEKSIDLIQKWEEKSREFIGNFLEMFGPEGALKHMLKEGKGRMLQAISPKQSPSSSPTHERSPSPSFRWPFSTKTPPSSPANRSRNQCAVAYDISEDEED; this comes from the exons GGCTTGAGGGAGCCAGCTCCCTTTTCAGATGAAATTGAAGAGGACTACAGTAAGCCGTACGCCAGAGTCACGTTCGAAGAGGCGACCAGGGGCACCCCCT CTCTGCATTCTGATAATTGTTTCCCTAACAACGCATACAACCAGCTTCCTCCCACAAGGAACACAAGGCTTCTTAGGTCTTCGGAAGCACCCAGTAAGGCCCGGCCAGCAACTGCTTTCCCCAGGAATGGTTCTCCACGAATAACGTCTGTGTTTTTGTGCTCAGTGGACCGACCGGTCAGGGTTTATGCTGACGGGATATTTGACTTATTTCACTCTGGACATGCCCGGGCCTTGATGCAGGCAAAGAACCTCTTCCCGAACACGTATCTCATTGTGGGAG TCTGCAGCGATGAGCTGACCCACAACTTGAAGGGCTTCACGGTGATGAACGAAAGCGAGCGCTACGACGCGGTGCAGCACTGCCGCTATGTGGACGAAGTGGTGAGAAACGCGCCGTGGACCCTCACCCCGGAGTTCCTGGCTGAGCACCGG ATTGATTTTGTTGCCCACGATGACATCCCATATTCTTCTGCTGGGAGTGACGATGTTTACAAGCACATAAAAGAAGCAG GCATGTTTGCACCAACTCAGAGGACCGAAGGGATCTCTACATCCGATATAATCACCCGGATTGTACGGGACTATGATGTCTATGCCAGACGGAACCTGCAGAGGGGGTACACAGCCAAGGAGTTGAACGTCAGCTTCATAAAC GAGAAGAAATATCACCTGCAGGAACGTGTGGACAAAGTGAAAAAGAGGGTGAAGGACGTGGAGGAGAAATCGAAGGAGTTTGTCCAGAAAGTGGAGGAAAAGAGCATTGACCTCATTCAGAAATGGGAGGAGAAATCCCGGGAATTCATCGGCAACTTCCTGGAGATGTTTGGACCCGAAGGAGCACTG AAGCACATGCTGAAGGAGGGCAAAGGCCGGATGTTGCAAGCGATCAGCCCgaagcagagccccagcagcagcccgaCGCACGagcgctccccctctccttccttccgCTGGCCCTTCTCCACCaagacccctccctcctctccagccaaCCGCTCCAGGAACCAGTGCGCCGTTGCCTACGACATCAGCGAGGACGAGGAGGACTAG